The following nucleotide sequence is from Leopardus geoffroyi isolate Oge1 chromosome A1, O.geoffroyi_Oge1_pat1.0, whole genome shotgun sequence.
gTTTTATAACCATATAAGTGTGCCTCAGTGTACTGCTTGCCTTTGAAAATGCCTGTGATTtaaagcatgggggaggggaagaaaaaaaaaaaaggttagagagggagggacccaaaacataagagacttaaaaactgagaacaaactgagggtttcatggggggtgggagggaggggagggtgggtgatgggtattgaggagggtacctgttgggatgagcactgggtgttgtatggaaaccaatctgacaataaatttcatattaaaaaaataataataaataaatagctgcTTTAGAATGGATCTCAGTTTGTATTTATCATTGGTCTTAACCAAtaacatttcatcttttctcctcaagGCTATGAGTTCTCTCCCTCATTTAAGGTACATAACATTTCAAATAATTCGGTttataaatggaaacaataaCCTGAAAACATTCCTTATTGAAAGAGACGAAACCTTTTTCATGGGTTCCAGCTAGATATTCCTGGGGGTGTACTGCCCCTCTGACATCATACTTAGATcagaaaaccaggggcacctgggtggcttggtcggttaaacggccaacttcggctcaggtcatgatctcgcggtccctgagttcgagccctgcgtcgggctctgggctgacagctcagagcctggagcctgtttcagattctatgtctccctctctctctgcccctcccctgttcatgctctgtctctctctgtctcaaaaataaataaacgttaaaaaaaaaattaaaaaaaaaaaaaagaaaactagatcTCTTCACCATTTGTAGATCTCTTTACCCTTTAATCATggatgaggggaaaaaagctcCATTTTGTGAATGAATTCAAtatcccatttttctttcttatatttctctttccttttactcttttcttttttcctctttttgtctcCTGACTGCAGAATGAGTTGATTCCTCCAGGAGCCTGCCTCCTGGGCTGTGTGGTGGAACCCCCATGGATGAGCACCACTTGGCACCTGAATGGGTGCTTTATCTCAAACCTTtatctcaaatttttttctttttcctcacatATCTTTCTCAGACCTTCCACAGAAAAATTCAGCTCTCTGCATTGTGTGCTTAGGCCACAGCCCAGGGCAGGGTGGTACAGATCTTTCCACCACCCTGAAAATAAGTGAGTTCAATTTTCATCATGAGATATTTCCATGGCGAGTTCAATCACATCCTCAATCAGGTGTTTGTCACAGGCAATGGTCTCTCTCTTGCTACCCTATTCTGTTCCCCACTCTCCCCATTTCTCACTGTGTCTCATCTCCTTTCCCTTTGGGAACATACTTTTTGtgattaagaaaggaaaacaaataagcaGGTCCTCACTGCACAGGGGGAGCCATGCTGTGGTGTCTTGGTGTGAGTTCACTTTGCTCCGTGACGTCTGTTCTAAGCTGTATGTGCTTTTGTTAGACTCCTGCATCGCATCTCAGTTTTGAGGACAGTGACCCTAATTGACACAGGCTTTCAATGGCAAGTGATATTTTATACAGAAACTGCATTGAATAGAGAAAGATAGAGCTTTTTGAGGACAGggaaacacaatagtccaaaatgGACTCTGCATCATGTTTATGCTGCTATTGCTTTTTCCACTAAGCAGTTCAGAATTCCAAGTAAAGGAAGGACAGGGAAAATATCAGAAAGGCAAAGCAGGGAATTTGGGAGAATTTCTAGCTGCACAGCTGTAAGATTAAGAGTTAATCATTGTATGGtttataggaagaaaataattatcttttattgtttttgagattaaaaaaatcccttaagCCTAATTGCAATAATAACTTAATCTGTTGGTCAGTGTTTATTCATTACTCACTCTGTGCTCAGAACTACAACAACTGTCAGGAATGCAGCCATATTGGCCACGATCCCTAACCTAATTATAAGAATGGagacaaaaacattaataaagttaaaaaaatcaaaataattctaattatCCCCAGGAGACCTTTGCTGTAGGACTAGAAATTAAATCAGTCATGGGCAGACATATATCAAAACTCAAATCCCATGGCTCAGTGGGCATTTGAGAAGGACAGATTGAGAGGTTCTCACTGAAAACTTTTTTGCAGATGAATAAATTAGATATGGAGAAAGAGTTTGGAGCTCTTTTGAACTTTTCTTTCACCAACTAGTTTTAGGATGGCATAGTTATCATTAAGGAATATGTTGTGTATTTCAGATTTAAGTGATAGGGcaggtaaaatataatttgtgtgATGAATGTTTTAGAAGCTCTTAACTGCATCTGAGATACCTCTTTAGGATATCAGATAAAATGCTCACAGGCACCACCTCTGCATTTCCTTGGGTACAAAGATCTGTGGGTGGAGAAGCAAAGGAGGGAGGGCCACCAACAACCTTGAGTGAGGCCACAAAGGCACATCTTTCAGACGGCACTGTTGCCATTGCCCCATGAAGTCTATAACATAATTTCAACAAagcaaagtaaatataaatagacCTCAAGGCAAATGAATATGTCACTAGAGGTAGTGTAGGGTAGGAAATATAAACTAGAATTTGGAATTCTGACAGCCCTAGGTTAGAATTTGTTTCATCACTTATGAGCTGCAGTTAGTCTGAGCAAGCTGTTGATACTCTCTGCTTCCCGTCACTATAAATCCCTCGAAGGCAGAGATTCTGTCTTTAAAACAGTGTTTTTTATGATTATAGATGTAATTGATGTCCATGGTAGAAATATGGAAGaacaaagtagaaaatgaaagtcACTGTTTATGCAAGTCCTATAGCCCTGAACATTTTGTGACacatctttccagattttttttgtgGGTATATATTTAATCAAAATTGTTACTTAATGTCCATGTCCTTGTTCTTTTTAGCCCTTGTGCCTGGTATAAAGAGAAGTTTAATAAGCGTATATTAAATGACTAAATAGCCTTGAGCTTCTTAGTCTTCAGATCCATCccagaaaaaatgagaataaaaacagcAACTATAGTGTTGGAGTTCTGAGGGTTGAATGAGATGCTGGATGTGTAGGGCTCATTCACTGGTATACAACAGACACTCTGTAATTCAAAActgttattgctattattttggTTCTCattgaaaagagagagatacactAAATAGTTTGGTTCGGAGGATTTGAAACCATTCATAATGACCTTTCCTTACAGTTTGGAGACAGATAGTAAATCTAGTATGAAGTGTTTATAATTCTAGAGCATGGGAATGTGCTATGAAGCCTAATCCAGAAATGGCATTGTATTGGCAAAACCTGTCACTGAAGTCAGGGGTATGAAAGAACAGAGTTGGTTGCAGAGTGTTCTGCTCTGAGCGTGGTGACTTTTATCTTAAGCTGTTTCTTGAATAAGATACAACTTGGCCTTAATACCAGCAGGTTCATGACTCAAACTCCGTGGTGTTAAGGATCTcaaagcttctttctttcttgtaggTTCCTTCATATAAACCTGTTGTGGACTTGGATTGAGTATAGGAAATGCCTTTAGTGGAGCCATAGGCAAGGATTCTCCAGGTTCCTTGAGCCTCACTCACTGGAGTGAGTCCTACTACTAGTAGGATTAGAGTTGTAGGTGGGCAGCTACCTTGCAGAATGCTGTAGAGGAAGAAGGATCTCAGAAATCAACcaacccaggggcacctaggtggctcggtcggttaagggtctgactcttgatttcagctcaggtcatgacctcatagttcgtgggattgagccctgtgtctggctctgtgcagacagcacggagcctgcttaggattctctctcttcttctctctctctctctcaatctgtctctctctctgccccttccccacttgtgtgcgcatgcatgctctatctcaaaataaacttaaaaaatttttttaattaaaaaaaaaaaaaaaaaagaaatcaaccacCCTAGTAGCTGTTTTACACACAGTGAACTAAGGCCAGAAGAGATTATGTGAACTTCTCAAGGCCGCACAGCAAACTGGTGACACGACCAGGCTTAGAACCAAAAGGTTCCTGTGAAGCAGCAAAATGTAGAAGAAAGAACACAGGTTGGAGTCAGGCTGCTTtagtttgaatcctggttctgccacttagaGGTATATTTAGAAGACACTAAATCTCTCTGAACTTCGTTTTCATCTGTAAATCCAGAATGAAATATCTAGTTGTGTTAGAGTCctatggctgccataacaaattatcataaactTGATGccataaaaccaaagaaatggaTTGTCTCATGATTCTGGGAGCCAGAAGTCCAAACCAAGGTGTTTTGGGGGACCATGCTGTCTTTGAAGGCTCTAGGGAAagatccttccttgcttcctcacAACTTCTGGCGGTTGCTGGCAGTCCTTGGGTTTCCCTGGCATACAGCAGCAACACTGTTGTCTCTGTCTGTATTGTCACATGTTTTTCCCGAAGTGTGTtggtctgtttctgtgtcttcacgtggcctttCCATAAGGACATTAGTCATTGGATTTGGGGTTCACTCTAATCCAGTATggcctgattttatttatttatttatttttttaagcacttgTCAGTATTTAATGAACCTCCCTTCATGTGGCTTCAAGCTACCAGGACACAGACTCCTCCCACACCCTTAATCTTCTCCTCAGCTCTTCTACTGAAGAATTTGGCCTTCGCCATGACAGGCTGTTTGGGGAGTTTTCCCTTTCCCAAAACTTTGTCGTAGCCCGATCGCACCACATCGCTGATAGGAGCAGCTCCCATCTTGTTTTTGGCAGCCTTTTCCTGTGACTGCTCACTGACCAAGGTCCGCAGTTTATTGAGGCTGACAGTTGGGCagaagccctggttcctttttatGTGGTAATGCCTCACACCAGCTTTTCTGAAGTAACCTGGCTGGTATTTGTCAAAGTTGACCCTGTGGGGATGCATGCCACCGGCATGACCCCGGCCTCCTGGGTGCTTCCGGTGCTTGTGGACGCAACCGTGTCCGTGGCTCACGTGGCCCCGAAGTTTCCGGGTCTTCTTCAGTCTGGATGGCCTGTTGGCAGCCCGGAGGAGAGAGCCAGTATGGCCTGATCTTAAGTAATTACAACTGCAAAGACGCTATTTGCAAACAAGGTCACGTTCTGAACTTCTGGGTGGACAAGAAGTTTTGGAGGGATGCTATTTAACCCAGCACAGTAGGGTACAGCACTGTTGCCCGGATGAAATCATGTATTGTCTACGAAGTATGTAGCGTGGTTGCTGGTCCATGTTAGTTCACATGGTAGCTCGACAACTGTTggttctctgcctttctttccaaCCGCCAGCCCCGTGGCCACTTGGCCGTTGCAGAACTCCAGGCACTGAACTCATTCTGTTTCCAcagtctgcgtctccctctttctgcagTTATTCTGGTATGTTCCCAGCCTTCTTCACTGGCCGGTTGTAATTGTTTTGGATAACAGTTCTTTTATTGAGATTCTGCTCATTTGCAGCTTTCCTAGTTCTAGCTTTCAAGGAGCTTTACTGTAAATATAGTTGGATGAAAAACAACAAAGGGCTGCAGAGCACAGTTATCGGCAAAGGGactgctttttatttaattagcAAAAACAAAGAAGTACATCCAGTTTTGACAAGGATACTGTGAAAAAGTAAACTAATAATACCTTTGTTGGGGCTCTTAAAACTGTTACACCTTttccaaaaatcaataaaaataatatacttttgcTTTATTAATCTCAGAACTGGGAATCGGTGCTAAGGTAAtaattcaaaatacagaaaacaccACAAATATTCATCAAAACATGATTTATGCTAGCaagacttcaatttttttttaagtttatttattttgagatagagagagagagagagacaggacaagtaggggaggggcagagagagagagagagagagagagagagattccaaagcaggctctgcactgtcagcatggagcccaatgtgggtcttgaactcatgagatcatgacctgagctaaaacccagagttgggtgcttaaccaactgagccacccaggtgccctgatagtaAGACTTTAGAAACAATGTAAGTGCCCAACAATAAGGATAGTTTAGGTAAACTGTGGTTTGTCCATTTGAGAGAACATTATAcaactatttaaatataaatatgaaaaatatgacttattttttaagtgagaaaagatAATTACAAATAGATTCATATGTGATTGTGATAAGTGTATGGGGTAATGTcaaaatgagtaatttttttctatgttataaattttctataatttgaaaatatttttgtataattttaagtAAGACAGCGATAATGTAAGGACATAACCCATACAGTTGGGTGACTTGGTAGATATCCCATTTCATCTTTTGGGTGCTAGAGGCTGTGATGCTTAGAGCACTGCTGTTGGCATTAGGTGGAAGCAAGTGTCATTTCTCAAACAGATTAGGACAAACCAGTGTTGTGGGAGCAGTTGCTAGTCAGGGGATTCCTACCTGCGTGACCAGTAAACTGGACTCATGAGTTATGGGGCCAGTGACTCACCCCTGACCATAGACAAGCAGCCCCATGAAGAGCTCAAGTAGACAGATGCTAATATCACTTGCCTCgagaaaaatctaaaaagtcaaaacaaagatgtgacaacaaaaaaaattgcaaaggttTGTTGGtgtgatttacattttatttttgcttctggtGAATACATAAtaatcctcccctcccccaacaagtgagaaaaaaatgaagaatattatTGAGATACATAAGTTCGTAGGTTACTTTGGACTGTGAATACAAGTTTAATACAGATGATAAAGctttaataatttatctttttgatactggTAAAGTCAAAGAATTCATAACTCCTTGGCTCAATTATATTTACTCATGTTATTAGTTATTTCTAGTCatttatttgggaaatatttattgattcttaTCACAGTCTTAGACTTGATTATATCTCATgttaattttctgaatttctgtttaTTAGTTTACTATTATGATAATTTTAAAGTacttcaaaaataaggaaaacatacaTCACTAAGTTTCAATTCCATTATATGTTCTCAAAGAAGTAGTTCTCAAATTTAATGGGTGCAGGAATCACCAGTGATGATAgttaaaaatgcagttttctgGGCATTAACCTCAGAGACTAGAGAGGAGTCTGGACGTCTTTGAAAGGAGGAAAGCAGAGGGTGCTGCCTCAGGTGGGCTCCCACTCACGCTTTCCAAAAGTGAAAAGTTAGCCACATGAAACCACGTGcccccaaatattttcctttaatatttgagGTTGAACATTAATTATCACcgtaaaaaaaaccaacaataaaGATGAAAAGTGTTAAAACTTGGCATTGTTTTCCAAAAcatgagttttcttttccttttttggaggTATGTAAGGAAAGCTCATCACCACGCTGTGAATGATGTCAACTCCTCTGTTCCTAGCACATTTTTGACACGTCACCCTTTTATTTCACAACAAACATGCTGAGGCaatgttccttttgttttaagaGCTGACGCTTGTCAGTTAATTATATCATGTGCTGaaggaaaattaataaggaaTGCATTCAACTACAACTTGCATTTTCAGTATTATTATCACAAATGAGTGCATTTCAGACACTCTAATATTAGAATCTAGATTCTCATAATGCAGTGTCTACTGTGAAAACCACGTGTAATTGTGTTCTTAACACTCATTCTTCCAGTGGTGTCTGAGCTATGAGGTAATAATGCTTTTCTCTGTTAATAAGTCACTTTCCAGTATGCAAGgtctttctgtttcccttccttgAGAAAGCAGAtgggtgatttatttttaaaaaatcttacaagAGAATGGTATAGAAGCCAGTTAAGCCTCGCCTTTTTCCAGAGTTGTCTTTACCTGCAGAATTATCTAGCATAATAAAATGAGGGTAGCTTCTAAATTAAAGATTGCTAAGGCAATGTTTCTTAAACTTTGTATGCATAAGAACAATATaccatatataatattttcattaatattcagATTTATGGGCCTCCAGTCCAATTTATTAAATCTCAAATGAGGactgagaatttacattttaaaatacatcccCGTTTGTTAAACACTGATAGACTGCCTTATATACTTCGAGGAATTTCTCCCCTTGGGAATTTTGTAAAACAACTTAGGAGAGGTAATTATGAGTGACCTATGCTTTGAAACTTTTGGAGGAACTT
It contains:
- the LOC123582472 gene encoding 60S ribosomal protein L27a-like — its product is MTPQKDMDTNTDTDSIRLQQRAYGFVSGKSLTVSIILSMQSPKQQELDPVNMLGYMAKRNLRLQVELKLLMSSPLKRKITLHYLSGPNIIRKVPKSGREIFLEASDISICLLELFMGLLVYGQGSGHTGSLLRAANRPSRLKKTRKLRGHVSHGHGCVHKHRKHPGGRGHAGGMHPHRVNFDKYQPGYFRKAGVRHYHIKRNQGFCPTVSLNKLRTLVSEQSQEKAAKNKMGAAPISDVVRSGYDKVLGKGKLPKQPVMAKAKFFSRRAEEKIKGVGGVCVLVA